One Methanobacteriaceae archaeon genomic region harbors:
- a CDS encoding tributyrin esterase, translating into MTTKNITISGTDLSTRKINQKIKKGLSENEKIFYIENSQKLDSIVVGLREESNFKLKGEFGDFVGALNDGARIEISGKTGRYVGNNMTRGEIIINGTAEDGVGFGTYNGTIVVKGNAGDSIGQLNKGGTIVIDGNIGKLAGLYMLSGEIIVTGDAGEDTGDWMIGGTIYVGGDFQTGTNAEVSVLENSDKKKLQNIFQNYGIEAPIETFKKIEHQEIRPFYG; encoded by the coding sequence ATGACGACAAAAAACATCACTATCTCAGGAACGGATCTTTCAACTCGAAAGATTAATCAGAAGATTAAAAAAGGATTGAGTGAAAATGAAAAGATTTTTTATATTGAAAATTCTCAAAAACTAGATTCGATTGTAGTGGGTTTACGAGAAGAATCTAATTTTAAATTAAAAGGTGAATTCGGAGATTTTGTTGGGGCATTGAATGATGGTGCTAGAATAGAAATTTCAGGCAAAACTGGACGCTATGTAGGCAATAACATGACCCGTGGCGAAATTATTATCAATGGTACTGCCGAAGATGGTGTTGGATTTGGTACATACAATGGAACCATAGTTGTGAAGGGTAATGCTGGAGATTCTATTGGCCAGTTAAATAAAGGAGGCACTATTGTAATAGACGGAAACATAGGAAAATTAGCCGGGCTTTATATGCTTAGTGGTGAAATCATAGTAACTGGTGATGCTGGGGAAGATACTGGGGACTGGATGATCGGAGGAACCATTTATGTAGGTGGCGATTTCCAGACAGGAACTAATGCTGAGGTCAGCGTACTGGAAAATTCCGATAAAAAAAAGCTTCAAAACATATTCCAAAATTATGGTATTGAAGCACCAATAGAGACTTTCAAAAAAATAGAACACCAGGAAATAAGACCGTTCTATGGATAA
- a CDS encoding ArsR family transcriptional regulator: protein MKTLITNLRGRCLFDVSMKTQIDGLICIQSQEHKDQCLDKFIKGGTLRIETQDPIEACQKITDVIRGAKKHGEVFVAYDSNFTGSLLSFIANKEAVDAIFICFQDKSFRLPVLKLDLSNTRLKILEVLDEESLTAISIGKKVGISRAMVYKHLSGLMEMGLIKQSQMFEKYSITKSGKMVII, encoded by the coding sequence ATGAAAACATTAATAACTAATTTAAGGGGTCGCTGTTTATTTGATGTTTCTATGAAAACCCAAATCGACGGTTTAATATGTATACAGTCGCAAGAGCATAAAGATCAGTGTTTAGACAAGTTTATTAAGGGTGGGACTTTGAGAATTGAAACTCAAGATCCTATCGAAGCTTGCCAAAAAATAACTGATGTGATTAGGGGTGCAAAAAAGCATGGGGAAGTTTTTGTGGCATATGATTCCAATTTTACGGGTTCTTTATTAAGTTTCATTGCGAATAAAGAAGCTGTTGACGCTATATTTATTTGTTTTCAGGATAAATCTTTTCGATTGCCTGTTTTAAAACTTGATTTGTCCAATACTCGATTAAAAATTTTAGAAGTCCTGGATGAGGAGAGTCTAACGGCTATTTCCATTGGTAAAAAAGTAGGTATTTCCCGAGCCATGGTTTACAAGCACTTAAGTGGCCTCATGGAAATGGGATTAATAAAGCAGTCGCAGATGTTTGAAAAATATTCCATAACAAAATCAGGTAAAATGGTCATTATTTGA